Within Sporosarcina sp. PTS2304, the genomic segment CTGTTTGATGCGATTCAAGAGCAAGATGATAAGCAAGCTGAGAAAAGCAAAGAGCGTCTGGCTGAAATTCATAACGAATTGGAGACATTAAATGTTTTTTCGATGTAAGTCTTACGTAATAAAAAGGCATCCCCATTTACTTCAGAATTGAAGAAAATGTGACGGGATGCCTTTTTACTTAACTGACTGTAACCGTTTTCCCTTCTGTTCTTTAGACTGTATGTTATACTAGCACTAGTCGGAATGGGAAGAGGTGGCATGATGAATCTTAATGCGATCGATCGATATGCAAAATCATTAATCAAAGAAGCAGGTCACAAGATTCGCGTGTCTTTTTTTAGTACAATAGACATCGATTCAAAAGCGGATGCTAATGATTTGGTTACAAATATCGACAGGGAAGTAGAAAGGTTTTTTATTGAAAGAGTGAATCAGGATTTTCCTGAACATAAAATAGTTTCGGAAGAGGGATTCGGAGATAAGATTTCTTCTTTAGATGGAGTAGTGTGGTTTTTGGATCCGATTGACGGGACGATGAACTTTATCCATCAAAGACGAAACTTCGCAATTTCATTGGGGATTTATGTAGACGGCGTGGGGATGCTGGGCTACATATATGATGTGATGCGGGATGATTTGTATCATGCAGCAAAAAGTGAGGGTGCGTATTTCAATGACGAGCGATTACCTCAACTTGAAATTACGCCGCTTGAAGAAGCGATAATAGGTATTAACGCAGCATGGGTTGCGCCTAATGGAAAAGTAGAAAATGAAAAAATTATTGAACTCGTTACGCGCTGTAGAGGAACTCGTTCTTATGGTTCGGCAGCTATCGAATTAGCATATGTTTCATCCGGCAGAATAGATGCGTATATTTCTATGCGTCTGGCGCCTTGGGATATAGCAGGTGGAATTGTTATTGCTCAAGAAGTTGGAGCAGTAGCGACTAATTTGAGTGGAGTGACACCGCATCTTCTCGGAACTGACACATTTATAGTGACGCGACCTGGTTTACATGAGGAA encodes:
- a CDS encoding inositol monophosphatase family protein, producing the protein MNLNAIDRYAKSLIKEAGHKIRVSFFSTIDIDSKADANDLVTNIDREVERFFIERVNQDFPEHKIVSEEGFGDKISSLDGVVWFLDPIDGTMNFIHQRRNFAISLGIYVDGVGMLGYIYDVMRDDLYHAAKSEGAYFNDERLPQLEITPLEEAIIGINAAWVAPNGKVENEKIIELVTRCRGTRSYGSAAIELAYVSSGRIDAYISMRLAPWDIAGGIVIAQEVGAVATNLSGVTPHLLGTDTFIVTRPGLHEEILTKYIRLK